The Brassica napus cultivar Da-Ae chromosome C7, Da-Ae, whole genome shotgun sequence genome has a segment encoding these proteins:
- the LOC106393529 gene encoding putative ethylene-responsive transcription factor ERF121: MNNDQFDQFDPTRMNNSENVQSYVQNENFTPVSQPSYLTRDQEHEIIVSTLRQVISSPGGDTSSSYWIASEVLPPPDAGPCPICGVTGCYGCAFPRPVEIKKEKKHKGVRKKPSGKWSAEIRDPSIKARRWLGTFPTYDMAVQSYEEAKYELAVRRSA; this comes from the exons ATGAATAATGATCAGTTTGATCAGTTTGATCCCACGAGAATGAATAATTCAGAAAATGTTCAATCTTATGTTCAAAACGAAAATTTCACCCCTGTTTCACAACCATCTTACTTGACAAGAGATCAAGAGCATGAGATCATCGTCTCTACTCTGCGACAAGTGATATCCAGCCCCGGTGGTGACACTTCTTCATCATACTGGATCGCTAGTGAAGTTCTTCCGCCTCCGGACGCTGGCCCTTGTCCTATCTGCGGTGTCACCGGTTGCTACGGCTGCGCTTTCCCACGGCCCGTAGAGataaagaaggagaagaagcacAAAGGAGTGAGGAAGAAGCCATCAG GTAAATGGTCGGCTGAGATACGGGATCCGAGTATAAAGGCAAGGAGATGGCTTGGAACGTTTCCCACCTATGATATGGCAGTGCAGTCTTATGAAGAAGCAAAATACGAGCTTGCCGTAAGAAGGTCGGCGTGA
- the LOC106394880 gene encoding vacuolar protein sorting-associated protein 32 homolog 1-like, whose amino-acid sequence MAAIQCLKRKRLYEQQVEQLGNFQLRIHDQMIMLEGAKATTETVDALRTGAATMKAMQRATNIDDVDKTMDEINEQTDNMKQIQDALSAPFGSAADFDEVKFPLYSHDHHTL is encoded by the exons ATGG CGGCTATACAATGTTtgaaaaggaagagattataTGAGCAACAAGTTGAACAGCTTGGCAACTTCCAGCTCCGtatccatgatcaa ATGATTATGTTGGAAGGTGCCAAAGCAACAACAGAGACTGTAGATGCTTTGAGGACTGGTGCTGCTACTATGAAAGCTATGCAGAGAGCTAC AAACATTGATGATGTTGACAAGACGATGGATGAGATCAATGAGCAAACCGATAACATGAAACAGATCCAAGACGCATTGTCTGCTCCCTTTGGCTCTGCTGCTGATTTCGATGAGGTAAAATTTCCCCTTTATTCCCACGATCATCATACTCTTTAG
- the LOC106393532 gene encoding protein RKD3-like: MTDHKQLQNWSQFDDYEFIQEENLFSLFDHSLSLDYNSSINNPLSDIQTQTWFSVQDIINVDPLSTRFSAGDHTFMASEDLEAISTFSQDVFSGSWNEITGNFNNHFEPIRDEISSIGIPNMEMILHESNNTMKEITCYKRRERTDGVLVKSLSREEIKPYFYMPITKAAKELNVGLTLLKKKSRELGISRWPHRKLMSIQGIITNLLDHLGKTEDERIRSKVTKALKILEREKKMIEEDPNLEFGDETKRLRQACFKANYKRRRLLSISNTSFFFGEQELACLDQRRRGERGLTNNDMY, from the exons ATGACTGATCATAAACAACTACAGAACTGGTCACAGTTTGATGACTATGAATTCATTCAAGAAGAAAACTTGTTCTCATTATTCGATCACTCACTTTCCTTAGACTACAA TTCGTCCATTAACAACCCTTTAAGTGATATCCAAACCCAAACTTGGTTTTCTGTCCAAGACATCATTAATGTTGATCCTCTCTCTACTCGTTTCTCGGCTGGTGATCATACGTTTATGGCTTCAGAGGATCTTGAAGCAATTTCTACCTTTTCTCAAG ATGTGTTTAGTGGATCGTGGAATGAAATTACTGGTAATTTCAATAATCATTTTGAACCAATTAGAGATGAAATATCAAGCATAGGGATTCCGAACATGGAGATGATATTGCATGAGAGTAACAACACAATGAAAGAGATAACATGCTataagaggagagagagaacagATGGAGTACTCGTCAAGAGCTTGTCAAGGGAAGAAATCAAGCCATACTTCTACATGCCGATAACTAAAGCAGCCAAAGAGCTTAACGTTGGATTAACccttttgaagaaaaaaagtcGTGAGTTGGGTATTTCCCGTTGGCCTCACCGCAAGCTTATGAGCATTCAGGGCATCATTACTAACCTCCTG GATCACTTAGGAAAGACGGAGGATGAAAGGATCAGGAGTAAGGTGACGAAAGCTCTGAAGATTTTGGAGAGGGAGAAGAAAATGATTGAGGAGGATCCTAATTTGGAATTTGGGGATGAGACTAAGAGGTTAAGACAGGCTTGCTTTAAAGCTAATTACAAACGAAGACGGCTTTTGTCTATTTCTaacacatctttttttttcggGGAGCAAGAGCTTGCATGTCTAGATCAGAGACGTAGAGGAGAAAGAGGTCTAACAAACAATGACATGTACTAG